One Avibacterium avium genomic window carries:
- a CDS encoding threonine/serine ThrE exporter family protein, protein MSEQSRIERQREVTRLCIKVALMLLQHGAESAVVVQMSHRLGRALGMDSVECALTPNAVIITTLYHNHCITTARKNVDQDINMHIVTEVQRVVITAEHRIYDIHQVRKRLEQIKPFKYNRYLVVLMIGLSCACFAHLSGGDIRISVITFVAAAVAMFIRQALAHRHYNPIIVFSITAFIASIISGMALKYQLGNDPQIALASSVLLLVPGFPLINSLADILKGHVGMGLGRWTIATILTFGACLGIVFALALLNIPYWGELK, encoded by the coding sequence ATGTCAGAGCAAAGTCGTATTGAACGCCAACGTGAAGTAACAAGGTTATGTATAAAAGTCGCATTAATGCTACTTCAACACGGGGCAGAAAGTGCCGTTGTGGTACAAATGTCGCATAGATTAGGACGCGCCTTGGGAATGGATAGTGTGGAATGTGCATTAACGCCCAACGCTGTGATTATCACCACGCTATATCATAATCATTGCATTACCACCGCACGCAAAAATGTGGATCAGGATATAAATATGCATATTGTTACGGAAGTGCAGCGGGTGGTGATTACTGCCGAACATCGCATTTATGATATTCATCAAGTGCGTAAACGCCTTGAGCAAATTAAGCCGTTTAAATATAACCGCTATCTCGTGGTGCTGATGATTGGCTTATCCTGCGCCTGTTTTGCCCATTTATCTGGCGGCGATATTCGGATTTCAGTCATCACTTTTGTTGCCGCGGCCGTTGCGATGTTTATTCGCCAAGCTCTTGCCCATCGGCATTACAATCCGATTATTGTGTTTTCCATTACCGCCTTTATCGCATCAATTATTTCAGGAATGGCGCTGAAATATCAGTTAGGCAATGATCCGCAAATCGCCCTTGCTTCTAGCGTGCTTTTGCTCGTGCCGGGCTTTCCATTGATTAATTCGCTGGCGGATATTCTCAAAGGCCACGTTGGTATGGGCTTAGGGCGTTGGACGATTGCCACCATTCTCACATTCGGCGCGTGTCTGGGCATTGTTTTTGCCCTTGCGCTGTTGAATATTCCCTATTGGGGAGAATTAAAATGA
- the proB gene encoding glutamate 5-kinase, with the protein MEQKKTIVVKFGTSTLTQGTTKLHRPHMMEIVRQITQLHQAGFRIIIVTSGAMAAGRDYLNHPQLPPTIASKQLLAAVGQSQLIQTWEQLFSIYDIHIGQILLSRADIEDRERFLNARDTLNALLDNGIIPVINENDAVATAEIKVGDNDNLSALVAILAQAEQLYLLTDQQGLFDSDPRKNPQAKLLSVVEKITDDIRQIAGGSGTTLGTGGMSTKIIAADVATRSGVETIIAPGNRANVIVDLAYGENIGTKFTVQTDRLESRKQWLFAAPSAGTIIIDEGATSAVLIQHKSLLPAGIAQIEGRFSRGEVVKIQQPNGKVIALGIPRYNSDALNLIKGKKSQDIPQILGYEYGSVAVHRDDMIVL; encoded by the coding sequence ATGGAACAAAAGAAAACCATTGTCGTGAAGTTTGGCACAAGCACCTTAACACAAGGCACAACCAAGCTTCATCGTCCACATATGATGGAAATTGTGCGCCAAATCACCCAACTACACCAAGCAGGCTTTCGCATTATTATTGTTACTTCTGGTGCAATGGCGGCTGGGCGCGATTATCTCAACCATCCACAACTTCCGCCTACTATTGCATCAAAGCAATTATTAGCTGCCGTGGGACAAAGCCAGCTAATTCAAACGTGGGAACAGCTGTTTTCCATTTATGATATTCACATCGGGCAAATTTTGCTCAGCCGTGCTGATATTGAAGATCGCGAACGTTTTCTTAATGCGCGGGATACCCTTAACGCCTTGTTAGATAACGGCATTATTCCTGTAATTAATGAGAATGATGCTGTTGCTACCGCAGAAATTAAAGTGGGCGATAACGATAATTTATCGGCGCTGGTGGCTATTTTGGCACAAGCGGAGCAACTTTATTTGCTCACTGACCAACAAGGCTTGTTCGATAGCGATCCAAGAAAAAATCCGCAAGCCAAATTGCTTTCCGTGGTGGAAAAAATCACTGATGACATTCGCCAAATTGCCGGCGGAAGTGGCACAACCCTCGGCACAGGCGGAATGTCCACCAAAATAATCGCTGCTGATGTCGCCACCCGTTCAGGCGTAGAAACCATTATCGCCCCCGGCAATCGTGCAAATGTGATTGTGGATCTGGCTTATGGAGAAAATATCGGCACAAAATTTACCGTACAAACGGATCGTCTTGAAAGCCGTAAACAATGGCTTTTCGCAGCGCCATCAGCTGGCACGATCATCATTGACGAAGGGGCAACAAGTGCGGTGCTAATTCAGCATAAATCCTTACTTCCCGCTGGCATTGCACAAATCGAAGGGCGCTTCTCGCGCGGTGAAGTAGTAAAAATCCAGCAACCTAACGGTAAAGTTATCGCTCTTGGTATTCCACGCTACAACAGCGATGCATTGAATTTAATTAAAGGCAAAAAATCGCAAGATATTCCGCAAATTTTGGGCTATGAATACGGCTCTGTTGCAGTGCATCGTGATGATATGATCGTATTATAA
- the copM gene encoding CopM family metallochaperone: MKKALLILIGLVSSTAMAEMQHHHTAHQPNAMQSELMASMSAMHADMEKGMQYQDADVAFAASMLPHHEGAVKMAEIELKYGKDPELRQLAENIIKAQQSEIQFMQQWLEKHQAKQ; this comes from the coding sequence ATGAAAAAAGCACTATTGATTTTAATCGGTTTAGTTTCTAGCACTGCGATGGCTGAAATGCAACATCATCACACGGCACATCAACCTAATGCAATGCAAAGTGAATTAATGGCAAGTATGTCTGCAATGCACGCGGATATGGAAAAAGGAATGCAATATCAAGATGCTGATGTCGCGTTCGCGGCCAGTATGCTGCCACATCACGAAGGTGCAGTGAAAATGGCCGAGATAGAATTGAAATATGGCAAAGATCCTGAGTTACGTCAGCTAGCAGAAAATATCATCAAAGCACAACAGAGCGAAATCCAATTTATGCAACAATGGTTGGAAAAACATCAGGCTAAACAATAA
- a CDS encoding BCCT family transporter yields MSFSAFIHKRSSFNPFVIGATLLLVILLLLATLILPEKTTTLLDWAKAGVFANFSWFYILAFSIFLCFLFVLSVSSLGNIKLGSNEEEPEFSFLSWLAMLFAAGMGVGLMFFGVAEPLTHYFSTITTGSAEHKQQEALLHTFFHWGIHAWAVYGVIALALAYFGFRYKLPLALRSCFYPLLKDRINGKVGDVIDIMALVATLFGIITTLGFGAAQLGAGLTELGVVQENSFGLQTIIIVVVMSIAVFSAISGVGKGVKLLSEINLGLALALMLFILIAGPTLYLLTTFSDNIGIYLSNLVRLSFKTYAYETENTAWFTGWTVLYWAWWCSWAPFVGLFIARISRGRTIREFIFGVLAVPSLFSILWFTVFGDSAIWLELNVANGALHEFTSAPEKLLFKFLDYLPLSALTGTLALVIISLFFITSADSGIYVLNNMASRDKSLSAPRWQAIMWGAVMMVLAIVLMREGGLGTLQTMTLLVALPFAMLMLVMCVSLWKGLNADQKYFAAKVTPTSLLWTGEKWKDRLGQMLNQTQEKDIVKFLKRTALPAMRELRQELVEVYSLNVDVVPSLEAEEPSVELIIKKESMRDFIYGVKSVSYEVSSQLVDDENLPHIQHSVTYQPMTYFADGRTGYDVQYMTRDELIADILRQYERYISLLGDVGQELMSHEQTELAE; encoded by the coding sequence GTGTCTTTTTCTGCTTTTATTCATAAAAGATCATCCTTTAACCCCTTTGTTATAGGGGCAACTTTATTACTGGTTATTTTATTGTTGCTCGCCACCTTAATTTTACCAGAAAAAACCACCACACTTTTAGATTGGGCGAAAGCGGGAGTGTTTGCCAATTTTAGTTGGTTTTACATTTTGGCATTTTCTATTTTTCTCTGCTTTTTGTTTGTGCTGTCTGTCAGTAGTTTGGGCAATATTAAACTGGGGAGCAATGAAGAAGAACCTGAATTTTCTTTCCTTTCTTGGCTAGCAATGCTGTTCGCCGCAGGAATGGGGGTGGGATTAATGTTCTTCGGCGTGGCAGAACCGCTCACCCATTATTTTTCCACCATCACCACAGGATCTGCTGAACATAAACAACAAGAAGCCTTATTGCATACCTTTTTCCACTGGGGAATTCACGCTTGGGCAGTGTATGGGGTGATTGCCCTCGCGTTGGCATATTTTGGCTTTCGCTATAAATTGCCGTTAGCGTTGCGTTCTTGTTTCTACCCCTTATTGAAAGATCGCATTAACGGTAAAGTAGGCGATGTGATTGATATTATGGCGTTAGTCGCCACCCTATTCGGGATTATCACCACCCTCGGTTTTGGTGCTGCGCAACTTGGTGCGGGGCTAACGGAACTTGGCGTGGTGCAAGAAAATAGCTTCGGCCTACAAACCATTATTATCGTTGTGGTGATGTCCATTGCCGTGTTTTCCGCTATTTCTGGGGTGGGCAAAGGGGTGAAATTACTCAGTGAAATCAATCTAGGCTTAGCCCTCGCTTTAATGTTGTTTATTTTAATCGCAGGCCCAACCCTATATTTGCTCACCACATTTAGCGATAACATTGGCATTTATTTGAGCAATTTAGTACGCCTAAGTTTTAAAACCTATGCGTACGAAACAGAAAACACTGCGTGGTTCACTGGTTGGACAGTGCTTTATTGGGCGTGGTGGTGTTCTTGGGCGCCGTTTGTGGGCTTGTTTATCGCGCGTATTTCCCGTGGTCGCACCATTCGTGAATTTATCTTCGGCGTGCTAGCCGTGCCAAGTTTATTCAGTATTCTATGGTTTACCGTGTTCGGTGACAGTGCGATTTGGTTAGAATTAAACGTTGCCAACGGTGCATTGCACGAATTTACTTCTGCGCCAGAAAAATTATTGTTTAAATTCTTAGATTATTTACCGCTCTCTGCCCTTACTGGCACCTTAGCCTTAGTGATTATTTCACTCTTTTTCATCACGTCAGCAGATTCAGGCATTTATGTGCTGAATAATATGGCATCACGGGATAAAAGCCTCTCCGCACCGCGTTGGCAAGCCATAATGTGGGGTGCGGTGATGATGGTATTAGCTATTGTGTTAATGCGTGAGGGCGGTTTAGGCACGCTTCAAACAATGACTTTATTGGTCGCGCTTCCCTTTGCAATGTTGATGTTAGTGATGTGCGTGAGTTTATGGAAAGGCTTGAATGCGGATCAAAAATACTTCGCCGCCAAAGTCACCCCAACCAGCTTGTTATGGACAGGGGAAAAATGGAAAGATCGCTTAGGGCAAATGCTCAACCAAACGCAGGAAAAGGATATTGTGAAATTCCTAAAACGCACCGCCTTGCCTGCAATGCGTGAGCTACGCCAAGAGTTAGTGGAAGTTTACAGCCTGAATGTGGACGTTGTGCCATCGCTTGAGGCAGAAGAGCCAAGCGTGGAACTGATCATCAAAAAAGAATCGATGCGTGATTTTATCTACGGGGTGAAATCGGTGAGTTACGAAGTTTCATCGCAGTTGGTGGACGATGAAAATCTTCCGCATATTCAACATTCCGTTACCTATCAACCAATGACCTATTTTGCTGATGGGCGCACGGGTTACGATGTACAATATATGACGCGAGATGAACTGATCGCCGATATTTTGCGTCAATACGAACGCTACATCAGCCTGCTTGGCGATGTGGGGCAAGAGTTAATGTCGCACGAACAAACGGAATTGGCAGAATAA
- a CDS encoding cation:proton antiporter, protein MDTAFILSAIVGLGIVAQWLAWYLKQPSILFLLLIGIIVGPVLNLFNPDVILGDLLFPFISLGVAVILFEGALTLEFDEIKQHGKVVQLLVSLGMLITVSVISVATYFLFDVDWRIALLFGTLVCVTGPTVIVPLLRSVRPNSNIANILKWEGIIIDPIGAIAVVLVYEYIISGGEASEIGTFAKIIAVAGVIGMAGAWLLANLIKRHMIPEYLRNVFVLAYILLLFTASNHFAHESGLLTVTVLGVALANWKGFPKDHILEFKESLTVLLISTLFIILAARVNLEHLASVGMAGILLLFVAMFIARPLAIWFSSIGSSLTLNEKLMISWIGPRGIVAAAISSLFAIKLQETQIQGVELLVPLVFTIIIGTVLIQGLGAKTIAKLLNVQESVYKGVLIIGSNPVALAIAKSLKDQNVDVLVASRHYNEVAKARMLGLRTYYGNPVSTHADGHLDLIGLGNMFAISTDKELNTLSEIHYRHEFDKENIYRIRFSDDNNPTERYDIQDNYRSNWLFGKNVTYAKLASMLAKNARVKVTNLTDSYTYQDYKTTNKQFVPLYTIDDKGFIAIINDENSVPTNCRIVALVAEE, encoded by the coding sequence ATGGATACCGCATTTATTTTATCTGCCATTGTGGGCTTAGGGATTGTGGCGCAATGGCTCGCTTGGTATTTGAAACAGCCCTCAATTTTATTTTTATTGCTGATTGGGATTATTGTCGGCCCTGTGCTGAACTTGTTTAATCCCGATGTGATTTTGGGCGATTTACTCTTTCCGTTTATTTCCCTTGGCGTTGCCGTGATTCTTTTTGAAGGGGCGCTCACGCTGGAGTTTGACGAAATAAAACAACACGGCAAGGTGGTGCAGCTCTTGGTTTCGCTCGGAATGCTCATCACCGTCAGCGTGATTTCCGTTGCCACTTATTTTCTATTTGATGTGGATTGGCGCATCGCCTTGCTATTCGGTACATTGGTGTGCGTAACTGGCCCAACGGTGATTGTGCCATTGTTGCGTAGCGTTCGCCCGAACAGCAACATTGCCAATATTCTCAAATGGGAAGGCATTATCATTGACCCAATCGGGGCGATCGCTGTGGTGTTGGTGTATGAATACATTATTTCTGGCGGTGAAGCCAGTGAAATCGGCACCTTTGCCAAAATCATTGCCGTAGCAGGAGTGATTGGAATGGCAGGCGCGTGGTTGCTGGCCAATCTGATTAAACGCCATATGATCCCTGAATATTTGCGCAACGTGTTCGTGCTTGCTTACATTTTGCTGTTATTCACCGCGTCAAACCATTTCGCCCACGAATCAGGGTTATTAACGGTTACTGTGCTAGGCGTGGCGTTGGCGAACTGGAAAGGCTTCCCGAAAGATCATATTTTAGAATTTAAAGAATCCCTGACCGTTTTGCTGATTTCCACCCTGTTTATCATTTTAGCCGCGCGGGTGAATTTAGAACATTTAGCGAGCGTGGGAATGGCAGGCATTTTACTGTTATTCGTGGCAATGTTTATCGCTCGTCCGCTTGCCATTTGGTTTTCGTCTATTGGCTCAAGTTTAACCTTAAATGAAAAATTGATGATTAGCTGGATTGGCCCGCGCGGGATTGTCGCCGCAGCCATTTCTTCTCTCTTCGCGATTAAATTGCAAGAAACCCAAATTCAAGGCGTGGAATTGCTCGTGCCGTTAGTGTTCACGATTATTATTGGTACGGTACTAATTCAAGGCTTAGGGGCAAAAACCATTGCGAAATTGCTGAATGTGCAAGAATCGGTGTACAAAGGCGTGTTGATTATTGGTTCAAACCCTGTGGCGCTAGCCATTGCGAAATCCTTAAAAGATCAAAATGTGGACGTGTTGGTCGCAAGCCGCCATTATAATGAAGTGGCGAAAGCCAGAATGTTGGGGCTGCGCACTTACTACGGCAACCCAGTTTCTACCCACGCCGATGGGCATTTGGATCTTATCGGGTTGGGCAATATGTTCGCCATTAGTACGGACAAAGAACTCAATACCTTGTCGGAAATTCATTATCGCCACGAATTTGATAAAGAAAACATTTACCGCATTCGTTTCAGCGATGATAACAATCCAACGGAACGTTATGATATTCAAGACAACTACCGTTCCAACTGGCTTTTCGGTAAAAATGTAACTTACGCAAAATTAGCCAGTATGTTGGCGAAAAATGCGCGTGTTAAGGTAACCAATCTTACTGATAGCTACACTTATCAAGATTACAAAACCACCAACAAACAATTTGTGCCGTTATATACCATTGATGATAAAGGCTTTATTGCCATTATTAATGATGAAAATAGCGTGCCAACAAATTGTCGTATTGTGGCACTGGTAGCGGAAGAATAA